GTTGATTGGATTAAAAATCCACACATTTGAGAGCTTACTATGTGAGTAAAGATATGCCAGCCTAGACAGCAAGTCAGTCATGAGTGTCATTACAAAAGCATTGGGTAGATTATGATTTCACCAGGTTAGCTGTCTATGCAAGTTTGACGCAGAACAACCCTGACCCATATAGTTACTTAACGTTTGTACAAACTGATCTGATTTTGGGGAGTTTGGGAGTGCCCAAATGGTTTTACCTGTATTTATGTATTCATATTTGGTGTTTAGTTGTTTGTATGTAGTTCCAGCACAGGATGTCTGGGCCCAATTAGTAGCAACTCTTTGCCCTCAGGACAGCCCTTATGGGGCCTATATAGACTTATTTACTTGATGCATCAGTCAAAGATATGTTTGACCTACATATTTGTCACAGCAAGTGGGCTGCTCTGTCCCTTAGAACAGAGACAAGGAATAAAGGTTAAGGTGAAATGAGGACTGTATAGTGTAAagggaaatatatttatatttctactAGCTCttctctattttctttcttttcttttttttaagtttgttgttTCAGTGGATTACGTGGTAAAcctattagaaaaaaatcctcCCGAAATATTTTTGACGATTGTTCTTTAAACCgctttactttgaaaataaaaccgaGAGAACTTGCCTTCATTCCGTCGGACTTGATTACTGGCTATGCGCAGCAGCACGTTTGTGCtcgagtgtgtttgtgtgtgtccttgcgtgtgcgtgcgtgtgtgtctgtgtgtgtgtgtgcatgagtcTACGTCCGAAAAAGACTTGCAGGGGAGTGGAGAGTGGAGTAATTCAAGCTCTCTTAGAACCAACTTTTCTGCACGGAACCCGTCCGGTAGTTTGGCACCGGAGCGCCCGGACGTCTCTGCGGTATCCCGGGACAGTGGCAAAGAAGTTGCGGCGTCCGGCGACTTTTAGGAACGGGATTTCCAGGGCTGTGAGGATTTTTTTAAGGAGTGAAGGAGgagagcttttttatttattctttttatttaattttatgattGTAATGTTTTTGCAACTCAATGCAAAACTCTAGAAAACTTTGGGTGCTTGTTTCTGAAGGTGTTTGTGACTGATGTAAACTGATGCTGTCTGACTATGTTTTGGGGACTGTGCGCTAGATCACCCGAGAGTTGGAGAGTTGAAGGTTTTGTCGGGCGGCTGGCGaaagttttggcttaattggAGCGGCGACAGCAGTTGACTGCAGTGTCTGTGTGAAGCCTTCTTCGGAAAGCCGATGATGTTCAGCGTCTGAGTTGAACTTTCGGATGCTGCAGGAGAGCAGGGAAACCGCGACCACCGGCTGCGCAAGTGGTGCGCACCGTGGTCCAACTCCCCGTCTTTGGAAGCAAACGTAAATCGATGCGGCATCTCCGGAGAGGCGGACGGGACCGACAGGACTCATCCAAAACTGTCTAGGTTTGTCGTATGTTCAAGTCGAAACGCTCCGGTCTTGTTCGGCGACTCTGGAGAAGCCGTCTGGTCACCGAGAGCGACGGGCGGGATGGAGGCAGACGAGGCGAGGCGGGACGGCACGGTCACTCGGGAAGGCTCCACAGACACGAGCAGAGGTCGGTGACACGCAGTGACGCGGCGCCGGGACTCTCAGCAGAGGCTGGAGACATGACGGAGACCATTGAGAGGGACGAAGAGGAGCAATCCGACGACGACCGGGGTGTCATGTGCGTCGCGGGGCGCAGGAGCCCCTTGCCGGAGCAGGAGGGCGACGGGAGGACTGTGACGTGCTGTTTGTTTGGGGAGTGGGATCTTAGACCACGGAGCTCCTACTGGGCCCTGAGGAAAGACGCGGGGATCCCCTGCCAGTGCGCACCCATTCACACCGGGCTCGAGGAGGACTTAGCGAGTACCGCTCACGCTTTTTTGAAAAGACTCAAAGACAGATCTCTTGATGCTCTGGTGAAAGCTGTGGAGACCAAAGGAGGGGAGCCAGGCGAGTGCGTCACCGTGCCGAGAACCGAGCTGCGGCTCGGCGGACACCAAGTCCCCCCCCAGTATCTGTTGTGTCGGCTGTTTCGCTGGAGCGACCTGCCGCTGTCAGCCCGACTCAAGGCTCTGTGCCACTGCCAGAGCTTCGGCTCCGGAGACAGCGCAAAGGTGTGCTGCAACCCCTATCACTACAGCCGGCTGTGCGGGCCAGGTGAGGAGGACACCAAAACTGGGGGAGGTGTATTCACATGgtggtggggggagggggggaggtAAGTGGATCAAAAAGACAGGTTGCAAATGatcaaacagcagcaaacataTTCAGGCATCACGGATCAGAGAGGTCTCCGTGAGTCGCCCCGCAGGTGCAACTCTAGGTGGAGGTCCtggttaaaaaaacatgaaaataaagttgattgtGAAAGGGATTTCACAAATTTAATTATACTTTAATCCACTTGAAGACTTATGATGACTCAGAGTATAAACGATTGTATAAATTAAATGGGTATTTCCAACAAATGAGCTTTGTTTGCCTGCGGCCTGCAGGAGTTATTGTTTGAAGTGTCAgtcaagagagaaaaaataataataacaatcgAGTTATTGCcagcaaatatttctaaagggTTTAATCCAatcatgttgttatttttttattaaatttttttaaaattggagAAATGTCAGAAGTTACACTTTCTCttatgttttattgcttttcgtataataaaaaactaacttttaatcTCTCAGCTTTTACTGGGGCTCCTCTGGACACCCCAAACACATTtctaaactactttttttttcttttcctttttttttttttttaaactttgcctGCTTCCTACACAGTCCCAGCGCTCGCTCTCAGGTTGCACTTCGGCTCTTTTTGCTTTGACAAGGAGGTCCTCCTCTTGTTATTTAGGTGAAGGAGTGCCGATAATATACAGTTTGCATAGCCCTGGCGCCAGACTGACTCGCTGGGTATCTGACAGACTGAGGACTCCAGCAATTACTGGCTCTGCTCTTAAAGGGGCCGCAGCCACAAACCCAGGTCCACTTTGTACTGAAGGGACTCTCCCAGCAACAGCAGCTATTTTACTTATGATTTCCGAACTTCCTTTGAGAGAGTCTGAATGGTATAAAAATGTTCGCTGTGCAGTAGTAAAAGAGATAAATGCAGGGAAAGCACAGCAATAAATGCGATTGAATCGTGTCTggttaaaaacaataagacataaagattttgatgtgtaataggaaaaaacaaatagaaaatgaaagtcTTGCTTTTAGCTTTTAGCATATAGGGTTGAAGACATTGAAAGTAAAGATCAGTTTTAGGACacgtttctttttaaaagtatgCTACCTTAGTCATTTTCAAGTATCACAATCTTGAAAATGTGTAAGCTGGTGATTGTCGTTTGATCCTTTGCAGTTCTGGTTGTTTTGCACAACAGATCATTTAAAGCAGTTTTCTATACTGTGATGTTTGCCTGCTGTTAGGAAGTGCAGTCATGTGATTCCAGTGAGTTGTACCTACCAGCATTTCACAAGGGTCAACACGGGCCTAAATGGGAATTTCAACCCTAATAAGTTGGAATCAAATGTAATGCAATTGTAAGATGCAATAATCATatgcaaacaaattaaattattgatgagatttgaacattttatggcATTTCATCCATTATTCATGGACCAAAAATACACTCCTCTGCCTTGGTTTAAGTACGGGCCCTAAAAGTTCTTTACACGTATTGAAGTCGAAAGAAATGAAAGTAAGTAAGTAGGAATGTAGTGAGGATGTGAATCGGCAGAAGGGAAAATTGACCTGcagtctttaaaatgttggacTTTTCAGTTTGCTGTGGCATAtcatgaaaacacaagaaaaacaaagaagaagccgaaaaaaaaaatcccagctgTTGGTTCTCCTTGATTTATTGGAGgatattgtttgtttgtgcatttcAGTTTTGCTCTCAGTATCTCAGCTGGTGATAGTATAATGTTTGAAGTTGAGGAATACAGGGGGGACAAAAGTCCCTAAAAGCCGTGATAGAGAGTGTGAAGGTATGGTTTTTCaccaagcaaaacaaaaaactctaaTATGGCCGCCTTTCAGATAAAGCTCAGTAAAAGCTGCAGTAATAAGTTGTCATATCTTAAAAAAGCCTTTCACACAAACAGCATGATACTACTTTATCTAGTGAACATGTTTCTGTAGTGCTTTGAGGAACTTAAAGCAGAAATGTATGTTGTTAACTCGCATTGCTAATAGCAGCTAGCTTGGTTGCTAAGATTATTTGTCTAGAAGCAGTTATTCCTAGAAGCGTATTTTCTCTGTTGAATctggttcagttcagtttgtgcTGGGAGTTTTACTAATTTTCCCTCATATATTTCTCTTTTGAATAGTTTGCTTAAGAAAAAGACCAGTGTACTTGAATTGctcatgggtttttttttgtgtgaaagtgCCCATTAGCTCTTCTTTACAGTTCACTTCTTTGCTTGAGCTATGCAAATAATTGTACCAAAATTTCCTTTAAGTACCTCTAAATATTCAAGTTATACACAATTCCACCCCTGAAATGGTTGGGTAGCTGCACTGCTGACCTTTTCTTCACtgtaaatgaatacatttttacgTCTATTTGACAGTGTCTGTGTACCATAACTCcatttctttgttgtgttttcagaatcacctcctcctccatATTCTCAGTCCCGTTCAGACGAACACAAGCTACTGGGTAAGTTTGGTGAAAATGGCCTACCACACAGCAAACTGGTGAACTAGCAGCAACGTGTTGTCACCGCCATATTTGTAGTGTGGAAACACGGATTACTGTTGAAAAGCTGCAGCCGTTGAAAGTGACACCCAGTTATTAAGAGGAGAGATGGTTTGAGCAAGAATAGTTTGCTCTCCGGGAAACTCTCGATGCAATCCCACAGAGGGCTAAACCTAAAAATATGTCAATTAGCTCAATGTTTGGGAATATGCGATATTTTACCATACATACCTGCAttgtttcttaatttatttttgtcactgcagacaataaaaactatttccaGGAGAGCGTTTACCTCCTGGcacttttttactcttaaaaatgttacaggaaagaaaaataatctggatctcatgtttctttttttttttttttcgtaaaCACAACAGACTCAGCTCTGTCTTACACTGAAACTGCAGCCCCCCTCCTTCCCAGTCCGCCCCACATTATGCCAAGAGACTACACAGGTGAGTCAcctgcattttttcccccctcagaAATATTTGGACGCATTTGGTTGAAGGGGATGTTTTCGATGCCAAAAGTTACATCTTTGCTGAGGTTTTCCTCACAGTGCGGCAAAGAAAAGTTTCTGTTGTGTTGCAGACGACAGACGCACACACTCATTAATGCAAACGTACATAACATGCCCCCTTCCTGGATGTTTGCACAAGGGGGTAAATTGTATTTACTGGCGTTATCGTGTTGTGCTGTCCCCCCCTTATCTTCAAAGGCTGCAGGGACAACCCAAAAGCCCCACTGCATAAAGCTCCTATTGTGAGAGTGGCATGGAGGGCTTGGTAGGGGTCTGGGGGTCTCACTATCTAGATGCCGCAGCAGTGTagcatttctctctctctctccttcctcgTCTACGCTTTCTCCACGGCAAAATATTTCACCGGGACGAAGCTGCAACAAGATCCCCGTGCATACTCCCTATCCCTTTTGCCTCTCTAGCCACCCATCCCCCCCTTTCCCTCTTTCTTCCCTCAAATCCCTTCATTCCTCTCTGCAATTGAGCAGTGGAAAGAGGCTGGCACTTTGGGGGCGGTATTGAAGGGGGGAGCCGAGCCGCTCTGATGAGGCGGCGGTGTAGAGTTTTGTGTGCGAGAGTATATGTGGAAAGAAGATGGGTGGAGGGGGGTGGTAGCTGAGGACTGAGTTGGGACAGGAAACAGCCCCCTCTAGATGATGAAACTGGagctttatttgtttacttgctGGGGTCGGGTGGAGAGGTCCTTGTAGCGTTAGAAGAAACCCACAAACCCACTCAATCAAGCCTCCCTGGGCTCACTTGTGGACGGTGTTGAAAGGTGAATGGGCACCTAGAAAGCATGCGCCGTGCCGTGACGACACGGCGCGGCGCGGCCGTCTGAAGGACAGTCAGAGGGAGGTCTTTTCATTTGGTTAGGTATAGAAGTTCAAAcgtcaaaagttttttttttctgcatcaacaGTTTTGTTGGGGGAGTTTCTGCGTGAAAAGTACATTGAGATTCAACGCCTCTAATAAGATatcaatttttaagttttaacttAAATCCTGTACAGTCTGGACAAGTTTTAAATCACTcccaatttatttaaagtttcctGTTAAGCAGCAATGCCTTCTAAAAGTGGCCATGGCTAAGTGTcctctaaatttatttttaaaaataaaaaacatttttttacctGTAGATGTTGGTTGCAGCTTGTAGCGCAGAGCAACCATGAACACCGAAGAAGAAGTGAACTAAATGACTATCTGCCGAAAATGAACAGTGTGCACATGGTGTGTCTTTAAGAGTTAGGACAAACAGTCATGCAGAAACTTGAAACAGGACCTGAGAGTTGCATCGTCCTTCAGCTGATCTTGCAAAAGTTTCAGCTACTACGTCTTGGTGAATCACACTTTTAATGCTAaagtcatatttgtttttaaaagtcagttgaaatatttggttattttccacatatgtagctaaataaatgtaagatgTTTGTCTGTTGCTTGCTGCTGGTAGTAAAGAACCAAAATACATCatttaaaatctacttttttctaGACTGTCTGATTGTGCAAAGCGAGATATATTACTGGTTTATTCATTGAGTTTCTCCACTTTGCCAGTTCATAATGTCTTTTCACACCCATGCATTGCCTTTGAACTTTAGTTTCGTAAGAATGAACAAACCATTTCATTATGTCCATGTAGCCCAGGTGTTTTTAtcagcttatttttttgttgtagttaAGTATTTTTACGAATTATCGAGAAGAAAATAATTGGAatttctttgcatattttcttttgaagacTTTATCTTCCCTCCAATTCAGATTCGTTTGGATTTCCATTTGGGCCATTAAACTCTTTTGACATTTGGAAGATTAtgactaaacaaaacaaatcttctGCTCAGTCATAAGGCTGTGCTTTGGAGTAACATAACCACATTTTCTTACAGCAGACCATTGCAGCTCATAAAAAATGTCTTAGTATCACTTGGTTGTTAGAACTGATTTGAAACATCCGACTGGTGGGTGCAAATTTACACAAAGTCATCATAAGTTGTGTATAAAGCGATTAAAACCATAAAAGTAGCGTGAAATGACCAGAACCCGTTAACACTAAATTGTAAATGGCTCGTATTTGTGAAGCGCTTTATCAAGTtcagaggactccaaagtgCTTTAGACTACGTTCAGTCATTCATCCACTCACACAGCCATTCACACGCTGATGGTAGCAAGCTACAGGATTGTAGGCACAGTTGTCCTGTGGCAGCCTGACAGAAGCgactgcaacaacaacaacataagaTTGAGCAACAGTGTTGACATTCAGTCTTAAACAGTCTCTTCTTGTTGATGTCCGaggcacatttaaataaaaaaggaaaagtggGAATACACTGAGAGCAGCCCTAAATCTGTACCGTCAGA
This genomic interval from Gambusia affinis linkage group LG02, SWU_Gaff_1.0, whole genome shotgun sequence contains the following:
- the LOC122841628 gene encoding mothers against decapentaplegic homolog 6-like isoform X2, which gives rise to MFKSKRSGLVRRLWRSRLVTESDGRDGGRRGEAGRHGHSGRLHRHEQRSVTRSDAAPGLSAEAGDMTETIERDEEEQSDDDRGVMCVAGRRSPLPEQEGDGRTVTCCLFGEWDLRPRSSYWALRKDAGIPCQCAPIHTGLEEDLASTAHAFLKRLKDRSLDALVKAVETKGGEPGECVTVPRTELRLGGHQVPPQYLLCRLFRWSDLPLSARLKALCHCQSFGSGDSAKVCCNPYHYSRLCGPESPPPPYSQSRSDEHKLLDTGTSIGSSTSGGHRSHWCSVAYWEQRTRVGRLYPAYEPSLSIFYDLPQGTGLCLGQLHANAYHSRREDPGSHAASDPYRHHSHGRGGRSGGNGGGNVQQIRSKIGFGIVLSREADGVWVYNRSQHPVFVHSPTLNLPSARGLSVRRVMPGFSLKVFDYECSSWMTEHGVKPETQEGPWDPHSIRISFAKGWGPCYSRQFITSCPCWLEVLLNTHR
- the LOC122841628 gene encoding mothers against decapentaplegic homolog 6-like isoform X1, which codes for MFKSKRSGLVRRLWRSRLVTESDGRDGGRRGEAGRHGHSGRLHRHEQRSVTRSDAAPGLSAEAGDMTETIERDEEEQSDDDRGVMCVAGRRSPLPEQEGDGRTVTCCLFGEWDLRPRSSYWALRKDAGIPCQCAPIHTGLEEDLASTAHAFLKRLKDRSLDALVKAVETKGGEPGECVTVPRTELRLGGHQVPPQYLLCRLFRWSDLPLSARLKALCHCQSFGSGDSAKVCCNPYHYSRLCGPESPPPPYSQSRSDEHKLLDSALSYTETAAPLLPSPPHIMPRDYTDTGTSIGSSTSGGHRSHWCSVAYWEQRTRVGRLYPAYEPSLSIFYDLPQGTGLCLGQLHANAYHSRREDPGSHAASDPYRHHSHGRGGRSGGNGGGNVQQIRSKIGFGIVLSREADGVWVYNRSQHPVFVHSPTLNLPSARGLSVRRVMPGFSLKVFDYECSSWMTEHGVKPETQEGPWDPHSIRISFAKGWGPCYSRQFITSCPCWLEVLLNTHR